One Setaria italica strain Yugu1 chromosome I, Setaria_italica_v2.0, whole genome shotgun sequence DNA window includes the following coding sequences:
- the LOC101769785 gene encoding WD repeat domain-containing protein 83, which produces MSSSGTAAQHLPRTEARSLSGHEGAVLAVRFNRDGNYCLSCGKDRTLRLWNPHTGAHVKTYKSHAREVRDVHSSSDNAKLVSCGADRQIFYWDVASGRVIRKFRGHNSEVNSVKFNEYNAVVVSAGYDRTVRAFDCRSQSSDPIQTIDTFQDSVMSVNLTKTEIIAGSVDGTVRTFDIRMGRETVDNLGHPVNCITLSNDGNCYLANCLDSTVRLLDKSSGELLQEYKGHACKSFKMDCCLTNDDAFVVGGSEDGYVFFWELVDAPVVARFRAHSSVVTSISYHPTKACMLTSSVDGSIRVWT; this is translated from the exons ATGTCGTCCTCGGGGACAGCGGCACAGCATCTGCCGCGGACGGAGGCGCGGTCACTATCTGGGCACGAGGGGGCGGTGCTCGCGGTGCGGTTCAACCGCGACGGCAACTACTGCCTGAGCTGCGGCAAGGACCGCACCCTCCGCCTCTGGAACCCGCACACCGGCGCCCACGTCAAGACCTACAAGTCCCACGCCCGCGAGGTCCGCGACGTCCATTCCTCCTC GGATAATGCGAAGCTGGTGTCGTGCGGCGCCGACAGGCAGATTTTCTACTGGGACGTCGCCTCGGGTCGCGTCATCCGCAAGTTCCGCGGTCACAACAGCGAG GTCAATTCAGTGAAGTTCAATGAGTACAATGCTGTTGTAGTCTCAGCTGGTTATGACCGTACGGTGCGTGCATTTGACTGCAGGTCACAAAGCAGTGATCCGATTCAG ACTATTGATACTTTTCAAGACAGTGTAATGTCAGTTAACCTAACAAAGACAGAAATAATTGCTGGCAGTGTTGATGGTACTGTTCGGACATTTGACATTCGCATGGGTAG GGAGACTGTTGATAATCTGGGGCATCCTGTGAACTGTATAACTTTATCAAATGACGGCAATTGCTATTTAGCTAACTGTTTAGATTCTACTGTGAGGCTTCTAGACAA GTCATCGGGAGAACTGTTACAGGAGTACAAGGGGCATGCATGCAAG TCCTTCAAGATGGATTGCTGCCTGACGAATGATGATGCATTCGTTGTTGGTGGATCTGAGGATGGTTATGTTTTCTTCTGGGAGTTGGTGGATGCGCCTGTTGTAGCAAGATTCAGGGCACATAGTTCTGTG GTAACCAGCATCAGTTACCACCCAACGAAGGCGTGCATGTTGACATCTTCTGTGGATGGCTCTATTCGTGTTTGGACCTGA